One genomic segment of Humidesulfovibrio mexicanus includes these proteins:
- a CDS encoding TonB-dependent receptor translates to MRDTTQHPFAAAALAACLALATGSAQAGEPQPFTIETVKVTAEKCEQDTQKIPASVTAYTAEQAADLGIGDTQSLFAATPNLFMAKSGPKASLGSYGSIRGVGFMHGTSPSFGFYVDDVYYSNFDVALFDLERVEVLKGPQGTLYGRNAEAGVINVVTRKPGPDWESRLEAGYASNAARSLSGALGGAVIKDVLTMRLSGRYEASDGYFNNVHTGNSDANRNEDFDGRLSIDWQPDSPWRVQWVAEGQSYEDNYAEFAPMSWIKDNPHKVSLDHDGRARKHAGGVSMRAERALDGMRLVSVSALRDESTRMVQDGDFTPVDIAYKYAEKDVLLLSEELRLSSDAPGPFKWLAGLYAFHEQDDLSTWMERHMGVTGTFHQQGDTETLGAAAFGQGSYTLWDTLTFTLGLRYDHERKEYDYLWRGGAFMGIADRSGDTDKAFNSWSPKLAVDYRLTDDVLAYAGVSRGFKSGGFNLKADPGSAYDAEYSWNYETGIKSDWLDKRLQANLALFIIKRSDQQVEIPSYPNFTIVNAASSTSKGVELELKARPLPGLDITGGFGWVHATFDSFNYAGADYSGKRNPSVPGYTAMLAATWRFQNGLLLGADYRRTGRQYFDLANTRAQGEYQTVGARVGYEAEGYEATLWVRNLFNANYATRAFQSGNAWYARAGEPLTCGLTVGLRF, encoded by the coding sequence ATGCGCGACACCACACAACACCCCTTCGCGGCTGCCGCCCTGGCCGCGTGCCTTGCCCTCGCGACCGGAAGCGCCCAGGCGGGCGAACCTCAGCCCTTCACCATAGAGACCGTGAAGGTCACTGCGGAGAAATGCGAGCAGGACACCCAGAAGATCCCGGCCAGCGTCACCGCCTACACGGCAGAACAGGCTGCGGACCTGGGAATAGGAGACACCCAAAGCCTTTTCGCCGCCACCCCGAACCTGTTCATGGCCAAGTCCGGCCCCAAGGCTTCCCTCGGCAGCTACGGCTCCATCCGGGGCGTGGGCTTCATGCACGGCACCTCGCCGTCCTTCGGCTTCTACGTGGATGACGTGTATTACTCCAACTTCGACGTTGCCCTTTTCGACCTGGAGCGCGTCGAAGTGCTCAAAGGCCCCCAGGGCACCCTGTACGGGCGCAATGCGGAGGCCGGGGTCATCAACGTGGTCACCAGGAAGCCCGGTCCGGACTGGGAATCCCGGCTGGAGGCCGGATATGCAAGCAACGCCGCGCGCAGCCTCTCCGGCGCGCTGGGCGGCGCGGTGATCAAGGACGTGCTCACCATGCGCCTGTCCGGACGCTACGAAGCCTCGGACGGATACTTCAACAACGTCCACACGGGCAACTCCGACGCCAACCGCAACGAGGACTTCGACGGACGGCTGAGCATAGACTGGCAGCCCGATTCGCCCTGGCGCGTGCAATGGGTGGCGGAAGGCCAAAGCTACGAAGACAACTACGCCGAGTTCGCGCCCATGAGCTGGATCAAGGACAATCCGCACAAAGTCAGCTTGGACCACGACGGACGGGCGCGCAAGCACGCGGGAGGCGTGTCCATGCGGGCGGAGCGCGCCCTGGACGGAATGCGCCTGGTCTCCGTAAGCGCCCTGCGCGACGAGTCCACCCGCATGGTCCAGGACGGCGATTTCACCCCGGTGGACATCGCCTACAAGTATGCGGAGAAGGACGTGCTGCTGCTCAGCGAGGAGCTGCGCCTCTCCTCCGACGCCCCGGGGCCCTTCAAGTGGTTGGCCGGGCTTTACGCCTTCCACGAACAGGACGACCTGTCCACCTGGATGGAGCGGCACATGGGCGTGACCGGGACCTTCCACCAGCAAGGCGACACCGAGACCCTGGGCGCGGCGGCCTTCGGCCAGGGCAGCTACACCCTGTGGGACACACTCACCTTCACCCTGGGCCTGCGCTACGACCACGAGCGCAAGGAGTATGACTACCTGTGGCGCGGCGGGGCCTTCATGGGCATCGCCGACAGAAGCGGCGACACGGACAAGGCCTTCAACTCCTGGTCGCCCAAGCTGGCCGTGGACTACCGCCTCACCGACGACGTGCTCGCCTATGCCGGGGTCTCGCGCGGGTTCAAGAGCGGCGGCTTCAACCTCAAGGCCGACCCCGGCTCGGCCTACGACGCCGAATACAGCTGGAACTACGAAACCGGCATCAAGAGCGACTGGCTGGACAAGCGCCTGCAGGCCAATCTGGCCCTGTTCATCATCAAGCGCAGCGACCAGCAGGTGGAGATCCCCAGCTACCCGAACTTCACCATCGTCAACGCGGCCTCGTCCACCAGCAAGGGCGTGGAACTGGAACTCAAGGCCAGGCCTCTGCCCGGACTCGACATCACCGGCGGCTTCGGCTGGGTGCACGCCACCTTCGACAGCTTCAACTATGCTGGCGCGGATTACTCCGGCAAACGCAACCCCAGCGTGCCCGGCTACACGGCCATGCTCGCGGCCACCTGGCGCTTCCAGAACGGTTTGCTTCTTGGCGCGGACTACCGGCGCACAGGCCGACAGTACTTCGACCTCGCCAACACCCGCGCCCAGGGCGAATACCAGACCGTTGGCGCGCGCGTCGGCTACGAGGCCGAGGGCTACGAGGCCACGCTCTGGGTGCGCAACCTCTTCAACGCCAACTACGCCACCCGCGCCTTCCAGAGCGGCAACGCCTGGTACGCCCGCGCGGGCGAGCCGCTCACCTGCGGCCTCACCGTAGGACTGCGCTTCTAG
- a CDS encoding acyl-CoA dehydratase activase, whose amino-acid sequence MDMSLGLDIGAYAVKLCVLDQNGAARMERYAPHHGRLTETTALLARQALEAFGAEALARGALTGAGAQTLKDCAPWVDDMAALAEGAARLAPQCSCVAAIGAQSAVFLTGVDQRNRSRLRFSLNSSCAAGTGSFLDEQASRIGIAIEDYGERAMAARSFPRIAGRCSVFAKTDITHHQQEGTPVEEVLLGLAHAVARNYRTSVLRKLPMEAPLFFSGGVARNRAVAHALREQLGLAQEDFVTGPRAPLASALGAAALAQKRRLSLDMRKLLEALREQRETRASDGAVLPPLADFGQGDADGRHEIHARDGFTPLKAYLGVDVGSTSTNLVLLDATGAVLDLRYLRTLGDPERAVRTGLAQFEAAHPVGIEVLGVGVTGSGRILIGRLLGADVVRDEITAQARAASALAPGVDTVFEIGGQDSKFIALDQGRVSDFQMNKVCAAGTGSFLEEQAKKLGIGLEDLAGLALASRTPEDLGERCTVFMEARVASRRSQGARLEDIAAGLCYAVARNYLNRVAAGRGGEGPALLQGGLAYNQGVVNAFRALTGRKVVVPHYFSVSGALGAAMLAREEMAPGPSLFRGFRPAASGQGQAENSASGHADAFTRDIAELVFGTERPRPRAGAFTVGVPRALFAFGMFPMFSGFFEELGCALRLSEPSSERTVALAQEYALDETCYPVKLVNGHAAELLESGVDALFFPDLHSVHHPGASARRSFGCAYMQQAFRMVEQAMSLRRRGVRLLAPRIAFSLGGGFLRSEFITMGRQLGFEDGRAAQALGAAMAAHEDFQVRMAKRRDDVLAGLDPGRRTFVLISKIYGVADPLLNLGIPALLAEAGEQVLPFHMLPGADMAAAHPNMYWPFGQHILEAAATCARRPDLHAVLLTHHGCGPDSILGRYVRAIMGDKPYLAVEVDEHRSVVGVQTRVEAFLNSVRTRPAAAIRAVSTNRPHHADLPPLMPRALADLPSGAELLLPNLPPYSRIGQALLTAKGRACRLLPETDARSLSRGRAHTVTNESPALAALLGDVLCALNERPRGADGAAVLFPQCEGAETDGQFSRFLRIALDAEGMDAVAVFSPYLEDLAFPSAQAALELFLCLLAGDLVLAAPPARREAFLERICAAAESGRLDEGLLLALSGEIAKTQSGEPELTLFAVGEPLALFNGRLHDDILARAEAAGARVLRAPLSEALWSFWTQAMGMEGRQDAPLEVLDEMRRIHAAVAAPFGDAGPFLKDLDALPAVEDAEIGLYSGAFGRYRAARAALPGAAAQAVVAVSSMYENTGMTLDILGRGEGGQDRPPVLHLAFDGQGDAAANLKLSAFLNTIVAGRSST is encoded by the coding sequence ATGGACATGAGTCTTGGACTGGATATCGGGGCCTATGCCGTCAAACTGTGCGTTCTGGACCAAAACGGCGCGGCGCGCATGGAACGCTACGCCCCCCATCACGGGCGGCTGACCGAAACCACGGCGCTCTTGGCGCGCCAGGCCCTGGAAGCCTTCGGCGCCGAGGCGCTGGCCCGGGGCGCGCTGACCGGCGCGGGAGCACAGACGTTGAAGGACTGCGCGCCTTGGGTGGACGACATGGCCGCCCTGGCCGAGGGCGCGGCGCGTCTGGCCCCGCAGTGCTCCTGCGTGGCGGCCATCGGCGCGCAAAGCGCCGTGTTCCTCACGGGCGTGGACCAGCGGAACCGTTCTCGGCTGCGCTTCTCGTTGAATTCCTCCTGCGCGGCCGGAACCGGCTCGTTCCTGGACGAGCAGGCCTCGCGCATCGGCATCGCCATTGAGGACTACGGCGAGCGCGCCATGGCGGCGCGCAGCTTCCCCCGCATCGCCGGGCGGTGCAGCGTCTTCGCCAAGACGGACATCACCCACCACCAGCAGGAAGGAACCCCCGTGGAAGAGGTGCTGTTGGGACTGGCCCACGCCGTGGCGCGGAACTACCGCACCTCGGTGCTGCGCAAACTGCCCATGGAGGCTCCGCTGTTCTTCTCCGGCGGGGTGGCCCGCAACCGGGCCGTGGCCCACGCCCTGCGCGAGCAACTGGGCCTCGCGCAGGAAGACTTCGTCACCGGGCCCCGCGCGCCGCTGGCCAGCGCCCTGGGCGCGGCCGCCCTCGCCCAGAAGCGGAGGCTGTCCCTGGACATGCGCAAGCTGCTGGAGGCCCTGCGGGAGCAGCGGGAAACGCGGGCCTCGGACGGCGCGGTCCTGCCGCCCCTGGCCGATTTCGGCCAAGGCGACGCCGACGGTCGCCACGAAATTCACGCTCGCGACGGATTCACGCCGCTCAAGGCCTACCTTGGCGTGGACGTGGGCAGCACCAGCACCAACCTGGTGCTGCTCGATGCGACGGGCGCGGTGCTCGACCTGCGCTACCTGCGCACCCTGGGCGACCCGGAACGCGCCGTGCGCACGGGCCTGGCCCAGTTCGAGGCCGCGCACCCGGTCGGCATCGAGGTGCTGGGCGTGGGCGTCACCGGCTCCGGGCGCATCCTCATTGGCCGCCTGCTCGGCGCGGACGTGGTCCGCGACGAGATCACCGCACAGGCGCGGGCGGCAAGCGCCCTGGCCCCCGGCGTGGACACCGTGTTCGAGATCGGCGGGCAGGACTCCAAGTTCATCGCCCTGGACCAGGGCCGCGTGTCCGACTTCCAGATGAACAAGGTCTGCGCCGCGGGAACGGGCTCGTTCCTGGAGGAGCAAGCCAAGAAGCTGGGCATCGGCCTGGAGGACCTGGCCGGACTGGCGCTGGCCTCCAGAACCCCGGAGGACCTGGGCGAACGCTGCACGGTGTTCATGGAGGCGCGCGTGGCCAGCCGACGCTCACAGGGGGCGCGGCTGGAGGACATCGCGGCCGGGCTGTGCTACGCCGTGGCGCGGAACTACCTGAACCGCGTCGCCGCTGGGCGGGGCGGCGAGGGACCGGCGTTGCTGCAGGGTGGCCTGGCCTACAACCAGGGGGTGGTGAACGCCTTCCGCGCCCTCACGGGCCGCAAGGTCGTGGTGCCGCACTACTTCAGCGTTTCCGGGGCGCTGGGCGCCGCCATGCTGGCCCGGGAGGAAATGGCCCCGGGACCCTCGCTGTTCCGGGGCTTCCGGCCCGCCGCAAGCGGTCAGGGCCAGGCGGAAAACAGCGCCTCCGGCCATGCCGACGCCTTCACCCGCGACATCGCGGAGCTGGTCTTCGGCACGGAGCGGCCGCGCCCACGGGCCGGCGCCTTCACCGTGGGCGTGCCCCGCGCCCTGTTCGCCTTCGGCATGTTTCCCATGTTTTCAGGCTTCTTCGAGGAACTCGGCTGCGCGCTGCGGCTCTCGGAGCCAAGCTCCGAACGCACCGTGGCCCTGGCCCAGGAATACGCGCTGGACGAGACATGCTACCCGGTGAAGCTGGTCAACGGCCATGCCGCGGAATTGCTGGAAAGCGGGGTCGACGCCCTGTTCTTCCCGGACCTGCACAGCGTCCATCATCCCGGCGCAAGCGCACGCCGGAGCTTCGGCTGCGCATACATGCAGCAGGCCTTCCGCATGGTGGAGCAGGCCATGTCCCTGCGGCGGCGCGGGGTGCGCCTGCTGGCTCCGCGCATCGCCTTCAGCCTGGGAGGAGGCTTCCTGCGCTCGGAGTTCATCACCATGGGCCGACAGCTTGGCTTCGAAGACGGACGCGCCGCACAGGCGCTCGGCGCGGCCATGGCCGCCCATGAGGACTTCCAGGTCCGCATGGCCAAACGCCGTGACGACGTGCTTGCCGGACTGGACCCAGGTCGGCGCACTTTTGTTCTTATTTCGAAAATTTACGGCGTCGCCGACCCACTGCTCAACCTCGGAATACCTGCCCTGCTCGCCGAGGCCGGAGAGCAGGTGCTGCCCTTCCACATGCTTCCCGGCGCCGACATGGCTGCCGCCCACCCGAACATGTACTGGCCCTTTGGCCAGCACATCCTGGAGGCCGCCGCGACCTGCGCGCGCCGACCCGACCTCCACGCCGTGCTGCTCACTCACCACGGTTGCGGCCCGGACTCCATCCTCGGACGCTATGTGCGCGCCATCATGGGCGACAAGCCCTATCTGGCCGTGGAGGTGGACGAGCACCGCTCCGTCGTCGGCGTGCAGACACGGGTGGAGGCCTTCCTGAACAGCGTGCGCACACGGCCAGCTGCGGCAATCCGGGCCGTTTCGACCAATAGGCCGCACCACGCGGACCTTCCGCCGCTCATGCCGCGCGCTTTGGCCGACCTGCCATCCGGCGCGGAGTTGCTGCTTCCAAACCTGCCGCCTTACTCCCGCATCGGGCAGGCCCTGCTGACCGCAAAGGGCCGCGCCTGCCGCCTGCTGCCGGAGACCGATGCCCGAAGCCTGTCCAGGGGGCGCGCCCACACCGTCACCAACGAATCGCCCGCCCTGGCCGCCCTGCTGGGCGACGTGCTCTGCGCCTTGAACGAACGCCCGCGAGGCGCGGACGGAGCCGCCGTGCTGTTCCCCCAATGCGAGGGCGCGGAGACCGACGGCCAGTTCAGCCGCTTCCTGCGCATCGCGCTCGACGCCGAAGGAATGGACGCAGTCGCGGTGTTCTCACCGTATCTGGAGGACCTGGCCTTTCCCTCTGCGCAAGCGGCGCTGGAGCTCTTCCTGTGCCTGCTGGCCGGAGATCTGGTGCTCGCGGCCCCTCCCGCACGGCGCGAAGCCTTCCTGGAACGCATCTGCGCAGCAGCGGAAAGCGGCCGACTGGATGAGGGGCTGCTCCTGGCTCTATCCGGCGAGATCGCCAAAACCCAGAGTGGAGAACCCGAACTGACGCTCTTCGCCGTCGGCGAGCCGCTGGCGCTATTCAACGGCCGCCTGCATGACGACATCCTGGCCCGCGCGGAAGCCGCTGGCGCGCGCGTGTTGCGCGCACCGCTCAGCGAGGCGCTCTGGTCGTTCTGGACCCAAGCCATGGGCATGGAAGGACGGCAGGACGCGCCGCTGGAGGTGCTGGACGAGATGCGGCGCATCCACGCCGCCGTGGCCGCCCCCTTTGGTGACGCAGGGCCGTTCCTGAAGGACCTGGACGCCCTGCCCGCCGTGGAGGACGCCGAAATCGGGTTGTACTCCGGCGCATTCGGCCGCTACCGCGCCGCGCGCGCGGCCCTTCCCGGCGCCGCGGCCCAGGCCGTCGTGGCCGTGTCCAGCATGTACGAAAACACCGGGATGACGCTGGACATCCTCGGAAGGGGCGAAGGCGGCCAGGACCGTCCGCCGGTGCTGCATCTGGCCTTCGACGGCCAGGGCGATGCGGCCGCGAACCTCAAGCTCTCCGCATTTCTCAACACCATCGTCGCAGGGAGATCCAGCACATGA
- a CDS encoding class I SAM-dependent methyltransferase: MSTQTHCRNNSKTPGRGPTSFWLQDPEHLFAELDLRPGQTVLDLGCGAGEYALRAALLVGPAGRVLAADLHRPYAEDVAARALEQGLANVEPLACDMARDALPVPDGCVDLCLVSTVLHGLTLGRSALAFAEVRRVLAPGGRLAVLEMQKREMPFGPPVERRIAPEELRAHAESLDFSCVGVRDFEYSYLMVLRPAVTPLHRQDADHEE, from the coding sequence ATGAGCACACAGACGCACTGCCGCAACAATTCCAAGACCCCTGGCAGAGGACCCACCAGTTTCTGGCTGCAAGACCCGGAGCATCTCTTTGCGGAGCTCGACCTCCGGCCCGGACAAACCGTCCTCGACCTCGGCTGCGGGGCTGGCGAATATGCCTTGCGCGCCGCCCTTCTTGTGGGCCCGGCCGGGCGCGTTCTGGCGGCGGACCTCCACCGCCCCTACGCCGAGGACGTGGCGGCACGGGCGCTGGAGCAGGGCCTCGCCAACGTGGAGCCCCTGGCCTGCGACATGGCCCGCGACGCGCTCCCTGTGCCCGATGGCTGCGTGGACCTTTGCCTGGTGTCCACGGTGCTGCACGGCCTGACCCTGGGACGCTCGGCGCTGGCCTTCGCCGAGGTGCGGCGCGTGCTCGCCCCCGGCGGAAGGCTGGCCGTGCTGGAGATGCAGAAGCGGGAGATGCCCTTCGGTCCTCCCGTGGAACGGCGCATCGCCCCCGAGGAACTGCGCGCGCACGCGGAATCGCTGGATTTTTCCTGTGTGGGCGTACGGGATTTCGAATACAGCTACCTCATGGTCTTGCGCCCGGCTGTCACGCCGCTTCACCGGCAGGACGCCGACCACGAGGAATAG
- a CDS encoding MFS transporter, producing MHRSSVSAPDLHDAPVQALGGQPRLIARLALIGSLYLAQAIPMGFVFGAMPVVLRQQGASLRQIGLLFLLHLPWVLKLFYAARLESLRPGPLGRRKSWIAPMQWLAALALACAARLDPVAGFAGIFLLLLAYNLAMATGDIAVDGYATDILKPEELRWGAALQASGRFVGMMLGGGLLLTLYVRLGWGPVCALLAVVTLALSLPVLLTPEIPPVCAAQERPQGEDVCGLADVLRLPKVRWAMPVLILPTAFLFSGFQMRLPLMSDLGLGSAVMGGVLMQWAYPAGLCCTFAAGWFLRRCGSLVLMRVLCAVGLVLTAASAWLALGGRASPVQAAWLLACDNALLGAANVWGYTLIMRLCQGGRSGTGVAILGSLFILPPIVLGPFVGGLGDRVGFAALYGVLGLFMVVGWRLAEALHAAARRKGLALLSGPGPAQERAGHS from the coding sequence ATGCACCGTTCTTCCGTCAGCGCACCGGATCTCCATGACGCCCCGGTCCAGGCCCTGGGCGGGCAGCCGCGCCTGATCGCCAGGTTGGCGCTCATCGGGTCGCTGTACCTTGCCCAGGCCATTCCCATGGGCTTCGTCTTCGGCGCCATGCCGGTGGTGCTGCGGCAGCAGGGCGCATCGCTCAGGCAAATAGGGCTGCTGTTCCTGCTGCACCTGCCGTGGGTGCTCAAGCTGTTTTACGCCGCGCGCCTTGAATCGCTGCGGCCCGGCCCCCTGGGCCGCCGCAAGTCCTGGATCGCGCCGATGCAGTGGCTGGCGGCCCTTGCCCTGGCCTGCGCGGCGCGGCTTGACCCCGTGGCCGGATTCGCCGGAATCTTCCTTTTGCTGTTGGCCTACAACCTGGCCATGGCCACGGGCGACATCGCCGTGGACGGCTACGCCACGGACATCCTGAAGCCGGAAGAGCTGCGCTGGGGCGCTGCGCTCCAGGCTTCCGGGCGTTTTGTGGGCATGATGCTGGGGGGAGGGCTGCTGCTGACCCTATATGTTCGTCTTGGCTGGGGGCCGGTGTGCGCGCTTCTGGCCGTGGTGACGCTGGCGCTGAGCCTGCCCGTGCTGCTGACCCCGGAGATTCCGCCGGTGTGCGCCGCGCAGGAGCGGCCCCAGGGCGAGGACGTCTGCGGCCTGGCGGACGTGCTCCGGCTGCCCAAGGTCCGCTGGGCCATGCCCGTGCTCATTTTGCCAACGGCCTTCCTCTTCAGCGGATTTCAGATGCGCCTGCCGCTCATGTCCGACCTGGGCCTCGGCAGCGCCGTCATGGGCGGCGTGCTCATGCAGTGGGCCTACCCGGCCGGACTGTGCTGCACCTTTGCCGCGGGCTGGTTCTTGCGGCGGTGCGGCAGCCTCGTCCTGATGCGCGTTTTGTGCGCCGTCGGCCTTGTCCTGACCGCGGCCTCGGCATGGCTGGCCCTTGGCGGCCGGGCTTCGCCAGTGCAGGCCGCCTGGCTGCTGGCCTGCGACAACGCCCTGCTGGGAGCCGCAAACGTCTGGGGCTATACGCTGATCATGCGCCTGTGCCAGGGCGGTCGCTCCGGAACCGGCGTCGCCATTCTGGGCAGCCTGTTCATCCTGCCGCCCATTGTCCTGGGGCCGTTTGTCGGGGGGCTTGGCGATCGTGTGGGGTTCGCCGCCTTGTACGGCGTGCTGGGGCTCTTCATGGTGGTCGGCTGGCGCCTTGCGGAGGCGCTTCATGCGGCGGCGCGGCGCAAAGGCCTGGCCCTGCTCTCCGGACCAGGCCCCGCACAGGAGCGGGCGGGGCATTCGTGA
- a CDS encoding helix-turn-helix transcriptional regulator: MRQDAANPSGAQKAGGAQSRAARPEEIELRPGLWCSLLECETGADMRVEHEFASDRIDFGFVLSGSFEARFKGARPGFALARSAPGIGGLKHLGPHCAVAEIARGERLRLLHLHVSPEALHALLRGDLSAVPVELRPVLEGGACGDLLRTAPMDPAVLGAAHQMFCHGGCGRASCLMLEGKALELLAMQLNSLSGGAAPGRGAPLGHRDLRAVREARDILVSDVAHTPSLPELSRQVGLGLQKLQAGFQQLYGTTLYGYLKECRLQKARMLFDSGGMNVSEVAWEIGYTNLSHFSAAFRRRFGVLPKQYSRAQQRGWRSSAASGQVLAQAVAS; this comes from the coding sequence ATGCGACAGGATGCGGCGAATCCCAGTGGGGCGCAGAAGGCGGGAGGAGCACAGTCTCGTGCGGCCCGGCCAGAGGAGATCGAGCTTCGGCCGGGGTTGTGGTGCAGCCTGCTTGAGTGCGAGACCGGAGCGGACATGCGCGTCGAACATGAGTTCGCGAGCGACCGCATCGACTTCGGGTTCGTGCTTTCCGGCAGTTTCGAGGCCCGCTTCAAAGGCGCGCGTCCAGGCTTCGCGCTGGCCCGGTCCGCGCCGGGGATAGGCGGCCTGAAGCACCTGGGCCCTCATTGCGCCGTGGCGGAGATAGCGCGCGGGGAGCGTCTGCGCCTGTTGCACCTGCACGTTTCGCCAGAGGCCCTGCACGCGCTCCTGCGCGGAGACCTTTCGGCCGTTCCGGTGGAGCTTCGGCCCGTGCTCGAAGGCGGGGCTTGCGGCGACCTGCTGCGCACCGCACCTATGGATCCGGCCGTGCTGGGCGCCGCGCACCAGATGTTTTGCCATGGCGGTTGCGGCCGCGCCTCGTGTCTCATGCTGGAGGGCAAGGCCCTTGAGCTTTTGGCCATGCAGCTGAACAGCCTGAGCGGCGGAGCCGCGCCGGGACGGGGCGCCCCGCTTGGGCACCGTGATCTGCGCGCCGTGCGCGAGGCGCGGGACATCCTCGTGTCGGATGTGGCGCATACTCCGAGCCTTCCGGAACTTTCCCGCCAAGTGGGGCTTGGGCTGCAGAAGCTGCAGGCCGGGTTCCAGCAGCTCTATGGGACCACCCTGTACGGGTATCTCAAGGAGTGCCGCCTGCAAAAGGCCAGGATGCTCTTCGATTCCGGCGGCATGAATGTGAGCGAGGTGGCCTGGGAGATCGGCTATACCAATCTGAGCCATTTCAGCGCGGCGTTCCGTCGCCGTTTCGGCGTGCTGCCCAAGCAATACTCCCGCGCCCAGCAGCGAGGCTGGCGCTCGTCCGCGGCATCCGGCCAGGTCCTTGCCCAGGCAGTGGCCAGCTGA
- a CDS encoding flavodoxin family protein has translation MNTLILYDSLGGNTRKVAQAIHEVVLERWGRADLAKASEAKDLDLFGYGLIFVGSPVIDWLPTKRLMDWVHAFLKGVNTAGGILPSSPVTPGRFGLSFCTYGGPHIGVREAVPATAWLDSFLGHLGYLPLEPWHVPGALAHREDLNLAGRLGDIRNRPDDRDLDDVRNRTSGVLASLEAFRV, from the coding sequence GTGAACACGCTCATTCTGTATGATTCCCTCGGCGGCAACACGCGCAAGGTGGCGCAAGCCATCCACGAGGTGGTGCTGGAACGCTGGGGCCGCGCGGATCTTGCCAAGGCGTCCGAGGCCAAGGACCTGGACCTGTTCGGCTACGGGCTCATCTTCGTGGGGTCTCCGGTCATCGACTGGCTGCCCACCAAGCGCCTCATGGATTGGGTCCATGCATTCCTCAAGGGCGTGAACACGGCAGGCGGGATTCTGCCCTCGTCCCCCGTGACCCCCGGGCGCTTCGGCCTGTCTTTCTGCACCTACGGCGGTCCGCACATCGGCGTGCGCGAGGCCGTGCCCGCCACGGCATGGCTCGATTCCTTCCTTGGCCACTTGGGCTACCTGCCCCTTGAACCCTGGCACGTGCCCGGTGCGCTTGCCCACCGGGAGGATCTCAACCTGGCGGGCCGTCTGGGCGATATCCGCAACCGTCCCGACGACCGCGACCTGGACGATGTGCGCAACCGCACCAGTGGAGTGCTTGCCTCCCTGGAGGCGTTCCGGGTCTGA
- a CDS encoding DUF1302 family protein, which yields MKRLGHAIWAAARVTPVLLVLALWPADARCENPSLAAVSAESSLGEAPPPAPGVLDLVELHGFVEERVGARLQRNPQERRSSISETRVQGEAAVYGDHAQFKLKGDVWYDGVTDRVEGDLREAWASLRVSERLDVKAGRQVLSWGTGDLVFLNDLFAKDWVAFYTGRDSEYLKAPTDGVKVSAYSDAGNLDLAYAPLFTPDRFVTGERLSYWNDATGSLGGNASRMDSRAPNRAFDDGETAARLHGTWGAAELALYGYWGFWKTPSGQDTAGRQIFPRLNVYGGSLRGPFGPGILNLETAWYQSTQDESGRDPAVANSELRTLVGYAWELARELNASVQYYVEQMLDYGRYRESLSSGRPRDEFRHVLTVQLTQLLLGQDLELSLQACWSPSDHDAYLRPKARYRFTDRLSVEAGANLFSGDNSWTSFGQHKKDSNIYTGLRYSF from the coding sequence GTGAAACGCCTTGGGCACGCCATCTGGGCCGCGGCCCGCGTGACGCCTGTGCTGCTGGTCCTTGCCCTTTGGCCTGCGGACGCGCGTTGCGAGAACCCAAGCCTGGCCGCCGTGTCGGCGGAGTCTTCCCTCGGGGAGGCTCCGCCCCCGGCTCCGGGGGTGCTGGACCTTGTGGAGCTTCATGGCTTTGTAGAGGAACGCGTGGGTGCGCGGCTGCAGAGGAACCCGCAGGAGCGCCGCAGCTCCATCAGCGAGACGCGCGTCCAGGGCGAGGCCGCCGTTTACGGGGACCACGCGCAGTTCAAGCTCAAGGGCGATGTCTGGTACGACGGCGTCACCGATCGGGTGGAGGGCGACCTGCGCGAGGCCTGGGCCTCTTTGCGGGTCTCGGAGCGCCTGGACGTGAAGGCCGGTCGGCAAGTGCTCAGCTGGGGCACCGGCGACCTGGTGTTCCTGAACGACCTGTTCGCCAAGGACTGGGTTGCCTTCTACACCGGCCGGGATTCGGAGTACCTCAAGGCTCCCACGGACGGGGTCAAGGTGAGCGCGTACAGCGATGCGGGGAACCTTGATTTGGCGTATGCCCCGTTGTTCACACCGGACCGCTTCGTCACCGGCGAACGGCTGTCCTACTGGAACGACGCCACGGGTTCGCTGGGCGGCAACGCTTCGCGCATGGACTCTCGCGCGCCGAACCGGGCCTTCGACGATGGGGAGACCGCGGCGCGGCTGCACGGCACCTGGGGCGCCGCGGAATTGGCGCTCTATGGCTACTGGGGGTTCTGGAAAACGCCCTCCGGCCAGGACACGGCCGGTCGCCAGATATTTCCCCGGCTCAACGTCTACGGCGGCAGCCTGCGCGGACCGTTCGGGCCGGGTATCCTGAACCTGGAAACCGCCTGGTATCAGTCCACGCAGGACGAAAGCGGCAGGGATCCGGCGGTCGCCAATTCCGAATTGCGCACCCTTGTGGGCTATGCCTGGGAACTGGCCCGCGAGCTGAACGCCAGCGTGCAGTACTATGTGGAGCAGATGCTCGACTACGGCAGATACCGGGAGAGCCTGTCCTCCGGCCGCCCGCGCGACGAGTTTCGCCATGTGCTCACCGTGCAATTGACGCAACTGCTGCTTGGCCAGGATCTTGAGCTCTCGCTTCAGGCCTGCTGGTCGCCTTCGGACCACGACGCCTACCTGCGGCCCAAGGCGCGCTACCGCTTCACGGACAGGCTGAGCGTGGAGGCCGGGGCCAACCTGTTTTCCGGCGACAACTCCTGGACCAGTTTCGGTCAGCACAAGAAGGACAGCAACATTTACACCGGCCTGCGCTACAGCTTCTGA